The Desulforegula conservatrix Mb1Pa genome contains a region encoding:
- a CDS encoding 6-hydroxymethylpterin diphosphokinase MptE-like protein: protein MDNNAIYEKNISVIQEKYPSLYTALTEKDHSDESLDIQIFRNKAGFPFASLHNRANGRSVIIHDADDPYAEASAIVDSIEINPGEVLFLMGMGLGYLPLEIVKREIPLLKLFIVEKSFKLFLEAINNLDLSALFEAEDVYFIMSDIGDIRSLIYAAQADVSLMFKGSRVTYFEPEREIFPEYFAYAGKEIHNQVHHVLVGLNTSRNIGPMFFENQMRNFTTTLKSANLGTVLDRWKGKAAIVIGAGPSLSDNLETLKKYRNRFAIIVVDTALPVLLKNGIKPDLVATVDFHYISFEKYRDVIDKTEDIPLVFASKGATMTLKPYRCPAKFFIAESFGIIGSFMKDWKYWVNFGDIEAVSHLALLSARISGADPIIFVGFDLAYLGLRSYADGTSLTLNINAETMVWVPDQNGVPVPTDIQMYGQRTIMEKQITESSVKFYNVSRGVAIKGAEPVDLEALLDIQPDLDEGFSDVLWKTWEEAPKPTIDVVLDYLKKNLKDIKTSEKKCEKGMVVSRKASKELEKNEKAMLLVYSPLVEKALDLYDEAIKRSEVYDNAVMFFQGTDMRLKVEESQLALDDKELTGVMKVASEMDFVHKAFKARKDALDRLSKIFKSLHSRLSAEKKLFVELDKKSSGKKRSEILVSLGESFLEYTDFVDAEKTFRQAIDEDRQNASAWTGLGKTLSALKRHKEALECHNAAVKISHGALVAVKNLDDEKKYPDNILDQAERYMNGRDPGIMGNVRENWAIRFCDEILGLYPENERAALIKKEAQEKVASGKRKQEELLPFLMEHYEVAIEKAEIISSEKPELAKKVFEILRKHHPENPRILLNLGLIYLGEEDLPKAKRCFIQARSLDPDAYAPKIHLAGVLSQEGNYAEALIHLEQAYVSAPENIAVFLLESIADLQFEAANFTSALSNYEKFFISFPERKDILTKIGNCYSELGLDEAASCAWELSGKTS, encoded by the coding sequence ATGGACAACAACGCTATTTACGAAAAAAATATATCTGTAATTCAGGAAAAATACCCATCTCTTTATACTGCTCTTACTGAGAAGGATCATTCTGATGAATCTCTGGATATTCAAATATTCAGGAACAAGGCTGGTTTCCCATTTGCTTCGCTTCATAACAGGGCCAATGGCAGATCTGTCATCATCCATGACGCAGATGATCCATATGCGGAAGCGTCTGCAATTGTTGATTCAATTGAAATAAATCCCGGCGAAGTCCTTTTTCTGATGGGCATGGGGCTTGGTTATCTGCCGCTTGAGATTGTAAAAAGAGAGATTCCTCTTCTTAAGCTTTTCATCGTTGAGAAGAGCTTTAAGCTTTTTTTGGAAGCAATTAATAATCTGGATCTTTCAGCTCTTTTTGAGGCCGAAGACGTCTATTTCATAATGAGTGATATTGGCGATATCAGGTCTTTAATTTATGCCGCCCAGGCAGATGTCAGCCTTATGTTCAAAGGATCCCGCGTAACTTATTTTGAGCCTGAACGTGAAATTTTTCCTGAATATTTTGCCTATGCAGGGAAAGAAATCCATAACCAGGTACACCATGTCCTTGTAGGCTTGAATACCTCAAGAAACATAGGCCCGATGTTTTTTGAAAATCAGATGAGGAATTTTACAACTACCCTCAAATCAGCAAATCTTGGAACTGTTCTGGATCGATGGAAAGGCAAGGCTGCAATAGTTATCGGTGCAGGCCCATCGCTTTCAGATAATCTTGAGACACTGAAAAAATACAGAAACAGGTTTGCCATAATTGTGGTTGATACGGCCCTGCCTGTTCTTCTTAAAAATGGCATAAAGCCTGATCTTGTAGCGACCGTTGACTTTCATTACATTTCTTTTGAAAAATACAGGGATGTAATAGACAAAACAGAAGATATACCTCTTGTCTTTGCCTCCAAGGGCGCGACAATGACTCTCAAGCCTTATCGCTGCCCGGCCAAATTTTTCATAGCCGAATCCTTTGGTATTATAGGCAGCTTTATGAAGGATTGGAAATACTGGGTAAATTTTGGTGATATCGAGGCTGTGTCTCATCTGGCGCTGCTTTCCGCAAGAATTTCAGGGGCTGATCCGATAATCTTTGTCGGTTTTGACCTTGCTTACCTTGGCCTTCGCTCATACGCAGACGGGACTTCTCTCACGCTTAACATAAATGCGGAAACCATGGTATGGGTACCTGACCAGAATGGAGTCCCGGTTCCGACAGATATCCAGATGTACGGACAGCGGACGATCATGGAAAAACAGATAACGGAGAGTTCGGTGAAATTTTATAACGTCAGCAGAGGCGTTGCAATCAAAGGCGCTGAACCTGTTGATTTGGAAGCCTTACTTGATATTCAGCCTGATCTGGATGAAGGGTTTTCTGATGTTCTATGGAAAACATGGGAGGAGGCCCCAAAGCCAACCATTGATGTGGTTCTTGATTATCTGAAAAAAAACCTCAAGGATATTAAAACTTCAGAAAAGAAATGTGAAAAAGGAATGGTTGTTTCCAGAAAGGCTTCGAAAGAGCTTGAGAAAAATGAAAAGGCCATGCTTCTTGTTTACAGCCCCCTTGTTGAGAAGGCGCTTGATCTTTATGATGAAGCAATAAAAAGATCTGAAGTTTATGATAATGCAGTCATGTTTTTCCAGGGAACAGACATGAGGTTAAAAGTTGAAGAAAGCCAGCTCGCGCTCGACGATAAGGAGTTGACCGGTGTCATGAAAGTCGCATCGGAGATGGACTTTGTTCATAAGGCTTTTAAGGCGAGAAAAGATGCCCTGGATAGGCTTTCCAAAATTTTTAAGTCTCTTCATAGCAGGCTGTCGGCTGAGAAGAAACTTTTTGTGGAGCTTGATAAAAAAAGTTCAGGAAAGAAAAGATCTGAAATTCTTGTTTCCCTCGGAGAGTCATTTCTTGAGTATACGGATTTTGTCGATGCAGAAAAAACTTTCAGACAGGCGATTGACGAAGACAGGCAAAATGCTTCTGCCTGGACTGGCCTTGGTAAAACCCTGAGTGCTTTGAAAAGGCATAAAGAGGCCTTGGAATGCCATAATGCTGCGGTTAAAATAAGCCATGGGGCTTTGGTAGCAGTTAAAAATCTGGATGATGAAAAAAAATATCCTGACAATATCCTTGATCAGGCCGAAAGATATATGAATGGCCGTGATCCTGGAATAATGGGAAACGTCAGGGAAAATTGGGCTATTCGTTTTTGTGATGAAATTCTTGGCCTGTATCCTGAAAATGAGCGCGCCGCTTTAATTAAAAAAGAAGCGCAGGAAAAAGTCGCAAGTGGTAAAAGAAAACAGGAGGAACTGCTGCCTTTTTTGATGGAACATTATGAGGTCGCCATAGAAAAAGCTGAAATTATTTCTTCCGAAAAACCAGAGCTTGCAAAAAAGGTGTTTGAGATTCTGCGCAAACACCATCCTGAAAACCCCCGCATACTGTTAAATCTTGGTCTTATCTACCTTGGGGAAGAAGATCTTCCCAAGGCAAAAAGATGCTTTATCCAGGCCCGCTCCCTTGACCCGGATGCTTATGCTCCAAAGATTCATCTGGCAGGCGTCTTGTCCCAGGAGGGGAATTATGCTGAAGCATTGATTCATCTTGAGCAGGCCTATGTTTCAGCTCCCGAAAACATAGCGGTTTTTCTGCTTGAATCAATAGCGGATCTCCAGTTTGAGGCAGCTAATTTCACTTCGGCCCTGTCCAATTACGAAAAATTTTTCATATCTTTTCCGGAAAGAAAGGATATTCTTACTAAAATAGGAAACTGTTATTCTGAGCTTGGTCTGGATGAAGCTGCCAGCTGTGCCTGGGAGCTTTCGGGTAAAACTTCTTGA
- the neuC gene encoding UDP-N-acetylglucosamine 2-epimerase, which yields MTSTPSKKICVFTGTRADYGLLKPLMSRIAGHQFFNLQLLVTGAHLSREFGYTCAEIEGDGFLIDEKVEMLLSSDTPSAVSKSMGLGLMGFASAFERLGPDLLLILGDRYEALAAACAATMEGIPIAHIHGGEITLGAVDDAFRHAITKMSHIHFTCAEEYRKRVIQLGEFPETVFNTGALGVDSMRSLDFMPKEELSQRLGFSADNPFFLITFHPETRSRGMAEMQTKALLESLNHFEDRYFIFTSPGADAESGVIKKMISDWVSEKKEKARMYSSMGRRFYLSGMKYAEAVIGNSSSGIIETPFFKVPCVNIGKRQEGRIKAQNIIDTGYSADNIKKAVAMAVSKDFRAGLESMVNPFDKGDTAREIISILENIKWPVRIVKKFHDIG from the coding sequence ATGACTTCAACTCCTTCAAAAAAAATCTGCGTATTTACTGGAACCCGTGCCGACTACGGACTTCTTAAGCCATTGATGTCAAGGATTGCAGGCCATCAGTTTTTTAACCTCCAGCTACTTGTTACAGGCGCACATCTTTCAAGGGAGTTCGGATACACCTGCGCTGAAATAGAAGGAGACGGCTTTTTGATAGATGAAAAAGTCGAGATGCTTTTAAGCTCCGACACTCCTTCCGCCGTATCAAAGTCAATGGGGCTTGGACTAATGGGTTTTGCTTCGGCATTCGAAAGGCTTGGGCCTGACCTTCTGCTGATTCTCGGAGACAGATACGAAGCTCTTGCAGCAGCTTGCGCAGCCACAATGGAAGGTATTCCGATAGCACATATTCATGGCGGTGAAATTACTCTCGGCGCTGTTGATGACGCCTTCAGGCACGCAATCACCAAAATGTCGCATATCCATTTTACCTGTGCTGAAGAATACAGAAAAAGGGTAATCCAGCTTGGTGAATTTCCTGAAACTGTCTTTAATACCGGAGCACTTGGAGTTGATTCCATGCGTTCCCTCGATTTCATGCCAAAGGAAGAGCTCAGCCAGAGACTCGGATTTTCGGCGGATAATCCTTTTTTTCTCATTACTTTTCATCCTGAAACCCGATCAAGGGGAATGGCTGAAATGCAGACAAAAGCACTGCTTGAATCCCTTAATCATTTTGAAGACAGATATTTTATATTCACAAGTCCGGGGGCAGACGCGGAATCAGGCGTAATCAAAAAAATGATTTCGGACTGGGTTTCTGAAAAAAAAGAAAAAGCCCGGATGTATTCAAGCATGGGCAGGCGTTTTTATCTCTCTGGCATGAAGTATGCTGAGGCTGTTATAGGGAACTCATCAAGCGGAATCATTGAAACGCCATTTTTTAAAGTTCCATGCGTGAATATCGGAAAGAGGCAGGAAGGCAGAATCAAGGCGCAAAATATTATAGATACAGGATATTCTGCCGATAACATAAAAAAAGCGGTTGCTATGGCTGTTTCCAAAGATTTCAGGGCAGGGCTTGAATCTATGGTCAATCCCTTTGACAAGGGCGATACAGCAAGGGAAATAATTTCCATACTGGAAAACATTAAGTGGCCAGTCAGGATAGTAAAAAAATTCCATGACATTGGCTGA
- a CDS encoding Crp/Fnr family transcriptional regulator, producing the protein MQKVEYITKEKVTEIMKRLDFFKDFNTSEITKLSEFHTNFFVYEKDERIIEEGHHSNAFYIILSGGVIVIKENSKIPLARLEPGDFFGEIAFITGNPRTSNIVSDETTIAIRINRSMLDKLTSEIREKIKDQILNKLIQRIGRMNDVIVSLTE; encoded by the coding sequence ATGCAGAAAGTTGAATATATCACCAAGGAAAAGGTCACAGAGATAATGAAGCGCCTTGATTTTTTCAAGGATTTCAACACTTCCGAAATCACCAAACTTTCAGAATTCCATACAAATTTTTTTGTGTATGAAAAAGACGAAAGAATCATTGAAGAAGGTCACCACAGCAATGCCTTTTACATAATTCTTTCAGGCGGAGTAATTGTTATAAAGGAGAATTCAAAAATCCCCCTGGCAAGACTTGAGCCCGGAGACTTTTTCGGTGAAATCGCCTTTATCACCGGAAATCCAAGAACCTCCAATATCGTGTCTGATGAAACCACCATAGCAATAAGAATAAACAGGTCAATGCTTGATAAGCTTACTTCTGAAATCCGTGAAAAAATAAAGGATCAGATACTGAACAAGCTTATTCAGCGAATAGGGAGAATGAACGACGTAATAGTAAGCCTGACAGAATAA
- a CDS encoding acylneuraminate cytidylyltransferase family protein, with protein sequence MIDGKKVLAVIPARGGSKGVPFKNIKEVGGKPLIAWVIEAAKKSSYIDRLILSSDDEQIIRKALEYGCEAPFKRPYELAGDSSSTIDAILHAVGSVPGYDIVVVLQPTSPLVEAFDIDACIKKMVESSAKSCVSMTEPGKSPYWMFTLDAGGFIVPLMDEGFLNKRRQDLPAVFIPNGAVYVAFIEWLGLSRSFYGKETACHVMPEQRSIDIDTEMDFIILEALLKNRSPN encoded by the coding sequence TTGATTGATGGCAAAAAGGTACTTGCTGTTATTCCTGCAAGGGGTGGCTCAAAAGGTGTTCCTTTTAAAAATATTAAAGAAGTTGGAGGGAAGCCTCTGATAGCCTGGGTAATTGAGGCCGCAAAAAAATCTTCCTATATAGACAGGCTGATTCTTTCATCAGATGATGAACAAATAATACGAAAAGCACTCGAATATGGCTGTGAGGCTCCTTTCAAAAGACCTTACGAACTTGCAGGAGATAGCAGCAGTACGATAGATGCCATTCTTCATGCTGTCGGCAGTGTTCCCGGATATGATATTGTTGTTGTGCTCCAGCCAACATCTCCACTTGTCGAAGCATTTGATATAGATGCCTGCATTAAAAAAATGGTGGAATCTTCGGCAAAATCATGCGTTTCCATGACAGAGCCCGGCAAAAGTCCCTACTGGATGTTTACTCTTGATGCAGGGGGTTTTATTGTTCCACTCATGGATGAAGGCTTTCTGAATAAGAGAAGGCAGGATCTTCCTGCTGTTTTTATTCCTAATGGTGCCGTCTATGTAGCTTTTATCGAGTGGCTCGGACTGTCAAGGTCATTTTACGGGAAAGAAACGGCCTGCCATGTCATGCCAGAGCAAAGATCCATTGATATTGATACAGAGATGGATTTCATCATTCTTGAAGCCCTGCTCAAAAACAGATCCCCAAATTAA
- a CDS encoding flagellin N-terminal helical domain-containing protein, with amino-acid sequence MGLRINTNLQALTAHKNLTKTDAGLSQSLERLSSGLRINKAADDASGLAIADNLRAQHTGIAQAISNANDGVNIIQIADGALEESLNIVTTIRSKAIQAASDAQNLSSRKAIQADVNKLLEELQMIGETTAYNGLALLDGTFINKVFHVGAYKDETVSVNVDDARATKIGAMAYAKTNRNSVAAVSDPFLKGGTVTSEALIKGDIRANSINIGSSVNMLATYGSTDSAWAKAAAINGKVNESGVQAKATTELIINVGTGIGAATLNGVALTGAVTDNALVSVINNNASFKAMGIAAEHFDGQVRLVANDGRNLVLAGAAGGASMNGMAITTITQRGSLTLSNARAMVNSEAGIAAGSVSTGDLLINGVDVAAGGALAILAGDGDRTLVTSINNNRDLQALGIRAELYKETGDVNFRLRIISEKEPVTISGADPHKVAQLISGTREGVKTTGVVMEGAATDSVPTDNFIQKIGFDGARFGSRELNGASNSGGNDVAVVSKSYLTGTQVSKAAIVAGDLFVNGIALGATVSQFTVFGSANTAWAKAAAINEKINLTGVAAKATTELVIGVGPVAAGLNLNGISIGVAAGATAAMVVSNINTNTSLQAMGIRAELIGSEVRIVGDDGRNLSLAGAGATGVTLNGQAMAGLSYVARGALSLTNARAMVNGEVGIQAGSINEGELIINGIDIARGGSLSIKAGDADRTLVNAINNNGDLQKMGIRAELYKSAGDTDFRLRIISERDPLTVGGNDPSKVAKMLPGVAEGTRSSQIKLSGALVDSSPTSDNYLEMLGLGGIHYGASEETGIDNTPGNDLLFFGVDTFSYKSGDVSINGYKIGQPVDDGISHALGDKSAAAWAAAINLVKDETGVEADIIKANVTGAGSVVEGVLTQGDFKINGIDIVRDNTGGKGMQVLAGDADHALMNAINEYKDQTKVIASIDNDGKLVLSALDGRNIHVESTAAGNKYIKFEADFGPGKGVAQDSVYMGEIRLVADTLFQVDGAGSSASGRELSLMRMGLAGGGTKTEATSDLRGDGTLIAGINYDTAISTADVTTQQGAEMVIRSADFAIKRLDSIRSGLGSVQNQLTSTVANLSVTKINVQSTESTIRDVDFAQESSVFSKMQVLMQAGTYAQSQANASAQNVMRLLQ; translated from the coding sequence ATGGGACTTCGAATTAATACAAACTTACAGGCGCTTACAGCGCACAAGAACCTGACAAAGACCGACGCAGGTTTAAGTCAGTCACTGGAGCGTCTCTCCAGTGGATTAAGAATCAACAAAGCGGCAGACGACGCTTCAGGTCTTGCGATTGCTGATAACCTTCGTGCCCAGCATACTGGTATTGCCCAGGCAATATCGAATGCCAATGATGGGGTTAATATTATTCAGATTGCTGACGGAGCACTTGAGGAATCCCTCAACATCGTAACCACAATCAGATCAAAAGCCATCCAGGCTGCTTCTGATGCCCAGAATCTTTCGTCCAGAAAGGCCATTCAGGCAGACGTTAACAAGCTTCTGGAAGAACTCCAGATGATTGGGGAAACAACTGCCTATAACGGCCTTGCCCTTCTTGACGGTACTTTCATCAACAAGGTCTTTCATGTCGGAGCATACAAGGATGAAACCGTAAGCGTAAATGTCGATGACGCAAGAGCTACAAAAATAGGTGCGATGGCATATGCCAAAACAAATCGTAACTCTGTGGCTGCTGTTTCTGACCCGTTCCTCAAGGGCGGCACTGTAACAAGTGAGGCCCTCATTAAAGGTGATATAAGGGCAAACAGCATAAATATTGGCTCATCTGTAAACATGCTTGCAACATATGGTAGCACAGATTCTGCTTGGGCCAAGGCAGCGGCTATTAACGGTAAAGTCAATGAAAGCGGTGTCCAGGCAAAGGCCACCACAGAGTTGATTATAAATGTTGGCACGGGCATTGGAGCTGCAACCCTTAATGGAGTTGCCCTTACAGGCGCGGTAACTGACAATGCACTTGTGAGTGTTATTAATAATAATGCAAGTTTCAAGGCTATGGGCATTGCTGCCGAGCATTTTGACGGCCAAGTCAGGTTAGTTGCTAATGATGGCAGAAATCTTGTTCTTGCTGGTGCCGCAGGCGGCGCTTCCATGAACGGAATGGCAATAACCACGATCACACAGCGTGGATCCCTAACTCTTTCAAATGCAAGGGCAATGGTTAACAGCGAGGCCGGAATAGCAGCTGGTTCAGTAAGTACCGGAGATCTTCTGATAAATGGTGTGGATGTGGCTGCAGGCGGAGCTCTTGCCATACTTGCCGGAGACGGTGACAGAACCCTCGTAACTTCGATAAATAACAACAGGGATTTACAGGCGCTTGGAATAAGGGCCGAACTTTACAAGGAAACCGGCGATGTAAATTTCAGGCTCAGAATTATTTCCGAGAAGGAGCCTGTCACAATAAGTGGGGCAGATCCGCATAAGGTAGCTCAACTCATCAGTGGAACACGTGAAGGTGTCAAAACAACTGGCGTTGTTATGGAAGGCGCGGCTACGGACTCGGTTCCTACTGACAATTTTATCCAGAAGATAGGCTTTGACGGAGCAAGATTTGGTTCAAGGGAACTTAATGGAGCTTCAAATTCAGGCGGGAATGATGTCGCTGTTGTAAGCAAATCATATCTTACCGGAACCCAGGTCAGTAAGGCTGCCATAGTCGCCGGAGATCTTTTTGTTAACGGTATTGCGCTTGGGGCAACCGTTTCCCAATTCACGGTTTTTGGCAGTGCAAATACTGCATGGGCAAAGGCTGCGGCCATAAACGAGAAAATCAATCTCACCGGTGTCGCAGCCAAGGCAACCACAGAGCTTGTGATTGGAGTTGGGCCTGTGGCAGCGGGTCTTAACCTCAATGGCATATCAATTGGCGTTGCGGCTGGCGCAACGGCAGCCATGGTTGTGAGCAATATAAATACCAACACAAGTCTCCAGGCAATGGGGATAAGGGCAGAGCTTATTGGCAGCGAGGTTAGGATCGTTGGGGATGATGGCCGCAATCTGTCTTTGGCCGGCGCCGGAGCGACTGGTGTTACTCTTAATGGACAGGCTATGGCAGGCCTTTCCTATGTCGCAAGGGGTGCTCTCTCATTGACCAACGCGAGGGCTATGGTTAACGGGGAAGTGGGTATCCAGGCAGGTTCAATAAATGAAGGCGAGCTTATTATAAATGGTATAGACATAGCCCGGGGCGGCAGTCTTTCAATAAAGGCAGGCGATGCAGATCGAACCCTTGTGAATGCAATCAACAACAATGGTGATCTCCAGAAAATGGGAATAAGGGCCGAGCTTTACAAGTCAGCTGGAGATACGGATTTCAGGCTTAGAATCATATCTGAAAGAGATCCTTTGACAGTTGGCGGGAATGACCCTTCAAAGGTGGCAAAAATGCTGCCCGGTGTTGCCGAAGGAACAAGATCCAGCCAGATAAAACTTTCAGGAGCCCTTGTTGACTCTTCTCCAACTTCAGACAATTATCTTGAAATGCTTGGTCTTGGTGGAATCCATTACGGAGCATCAGAGGAAACAGGAATAGACAATACCCCAGGAAACGACCTTCTCTTCTTTGGCGTGGATACCTTTTCCTATAAGAGCGGTGATGTAAGCATAAATGGCTACAAGATAGGCCAGCCTGTGGATGACGGCATTTCCCATGCCCTCGGAGACAAGAGTGCAGCTGCGTGGGCTGCAGCAATCAATCTTGTCAAGGATGAGACAGGTGTCGAAGCCGATATTATCAAGGCCAATGTTACCGGCGCAGGCTCTGTTGTTGAAGGCGTTCTTACCCAGGGCGACTTCAAAATAAACGGCATAGATATAGTTCGTGACAACACAGGCGGTAAGGGTATGCAGGTTCTTGCCGGAGACGCTGATCACGCTCTCATGAACGCGATAAACGAATACAAAGATCAGACAAAGGTAATAGCAAGCATAGACAATGATGGTAAGCTTGTACTATCGGCTCTTGATGGAAGAAATATTCATGTGGAATCAACCGCAGCAGGAAACAAATATATAAAATTTGAAGCAGATTTTGGCCCGGGAAAAGGCGTAGCTCAGGATTCTGTCTATATGGGCGAGATAAGACTTGTGGCAGATACACTTTTCCAGGTTGACGGGGCCGGCAGCAGCGCTTCAGGCAGGGAACTCAGTCTTATGAGAATGGGACTTGCAGGCGGCGGAACAAAAACAGAGGCGACCAGCGACCTTAGGGGCGACGGAACCCTTATTGCCGGTATCAATTATGATACTGCAATATCAACCGCAGACGTGACAACCCAGCAGGGAGCTGAAATGGTAATCAGATCGGCCGACTTTGCAATAAAACGTCTCGATTCAATTAGGTCTGGTTTGGGTTCTGTTCAGAATCAGCTTACAAGCACGGTTGCAAACCTTTCAGTAACCAAGATTAACGTTCAGTCCACGGAAAGTACCATCCGCGACGTGGATTTTGCTCAGGAAAGCTCGGTGTTCTCAAAGATGCAGGTTCTGATGCAGGCTGGCACCTATGCCCAGTCCCAGGCAAACGCATCTGCCCAGAATGTAATGAGACTTCTTCAGTAA
- a CDS encoding nucleotidyltransferase family protein, which yields MKEWKKVAVSPDITIKKTIDVIDRTALQIALVVDSEDRLLGTVTDGDIRRGLLRGCELSDSIETVYHRQPMTASADTPMEHIHSRMKRYYLKHLPVVDSDGRIVSLEILKNILSKDPKKSPVVLMAGGLGSRLRPLTDDCPKPLLKVGGKPILEIILEKFVDEGFQNFFISINYMGDSIRKYFGDGSRWDVSIEYLEENQRLGTAGGLSLFSELPDEPVIVMNGDLLTKISFNALLNFHKDSRASATMCVREHEVSIPYGVVRAESARLIELQEKPVQKILVNAGIYVLSPEALRLIPENQYFDMTELFNQMIELNWHTSVYQIKEYWIDIGRMKDFEMANVEFGKFFSS from the coding sequence ATGAAAGAGTGGAAAAAAGTTGCGGTAAGTCCTGATATTACAATAAAAAAAACCATTGATGTAATAGACAGAACAGCTCTTCAGATCGCCCTTGTTGTGGATTCTGAGGATCGTTTACTCGGCACTGTTACAGATGGGGACATAAGAAGAGGCCTTTTGAGGGGATGTGAGCTTTCTGATTCGATTGAGACGGTATATCACCGTCAACCCATGACAGCTTCTGCCGATACTCCCATGGAACATATCCATTCAAGGATGAAGCGTTATTACCTCAAACACTTGCCTGTGGTCGATTCTGACGGAAGAATAGTATCCCTTGAGATCCTTAAGAATATTCTTTCGAAAGACCCGAAAAAAAGCCCTGTCGTTCTTATGGCGGGAGGACTTGGCAGCAGGTTAAGGCCGCTTACAGATGATTGTCCAAAACCTCTTCTTAAAGTAGGCGGAAAGCCCATACTTGAAATAATTCTTGAAAAATTTGTTGATGAAGGTTTTCAGAATTTCTTTATATCCATAAATTATATGGGAGATTCCATCAGGAAATATTTCGGAGATGGCTCAAGATGGGATGTATCCATAGAGTATCTTGAAGAAAATCAGAGACTCGGCACTGCCGGCGGGCTTTCTCTTTTTTCCGAGCTTCCTGATGAGCCTGTGATAGTTATGAATGGTGATCTTCTTACAAAAATAAGTTTTAATGCCTTGCTTAATTTCCATAAGGACAGCAGGGCATCTGCAACAATGTGTGTCAGAGAACATGAAGTAAGTATTCCATACGGTGTTGTTCGTGCCGAGTCCGCAAGACTCATAGAACTTCAGGAAAAACCTGTTCAGAAAATACTTGTGAATGCAGGTATTTATGTGCTTTCTCCAGAGGCTCTGCGCCTCATTCCTGAAAATCAGTATTTTGACATGACCGAGCTTTTTAATCAGATGATTGAACTCAACTGGCATACATCCGTTTATCAGATAAAAGAATACTGGATCGACATAGGAAGAATGAAGGATTTTGAAATGGCCAATGTGGAGTTCGGCAAGTTCTTTTCTTCATGA
- the neuB gene encoding N-acetylneuraminate synthase: MFDKTFIIAEAGVNHNGSMDLALKLVDAAKKAGADAVKFQTFKAEKLVKKDAEKAAYQKINSGASESQYEMLKKLELAEKDFIELKAYCDSTGILFLSSAFDEESAEFLNSIGMAMFKIPSGEITNLPYLRKIGSFGKPVILSTGMAYLEEVADAVAVFDACGLPRQKLSILHCSTEYPALFHEVNLRAMRTMLEAFNGVTIGYSDHTPGIEIPIAAVALGAKVIEKHFTLDRNMDGPDHKASLEPHELEAMISSIRHTEVALGDGTKVPCSSEIPNREIVRKSIVAKIDIKKGEVFSTENLAVKRPGKGLSPMMWDSIIGQTAKMDFKADSEIEF, translated from the coding sequence ATGTTTGATAAAACTTTTATAATAGCCGAAGCAGGCGTAAATCATAACGGCAGCATGGATCTTGCCTTAAAGCTTGTTGATGCTGCAAAAAAGGCGGGCGCTGATGCTGTCAAGTTCCAGACCTTCAAGGCTGAAAAGCTTGTCAAAAAAGACGCTGAAAAGGCCGCTTATCAGAAAATAAATTCAGGTGCTTCTGAATCACAATATGAGATGCTTAAAAAACTTGAGCTCGCAGAAAAGGATTTTATTGAGCTAAAGGCTTATTGTGACTCAACCGGCATATTGTTCCTGTCCAGCGCATTTGACGAGGAAAGCGCAGAATTTTTGAATTCCATCGGCATGGCCATGTTCAAAATTCCGTCAGGTGAAATAACCAATCTTCCATATTTGAGAAAGATAGGCTCATTCGGAAAACCTGTGATTTTATCCACAGGCATGGCATATCTTGAAGAAGTTGCAGATGCTGTGGCGGTTTTTGACGCATGCGGACTGCCCCGCCAAAAATTATCCATTCTTCATTGCAGTACAGAATATCCTGCTCTTTTCCATGAAGTGAATCTTAGAGCCATGCGTACCATGCTTGAGGCTTTTAATGGCGTTACGATAGGCTATTCTGATCATACTCCTGGCATCGAAATCCCCATAGCAGCCGTGGCGCTTGGTGCAAAAGTCATTGAAAAGCATTTTACTTTGGACAGAAATATGGATGGCCCGGATCATAAGGCTTCTCTTGAACCACATGAGCTTGAGGCCATGATTAGCTCCATAAGGCATACAGAGGTCGCTCTGGGCGATGGAACAAAGGTTCCATGCAGTTCTGAAATTCCAAACAGGGAAATAGTCAGAAAAAGCATAGTCGCAAAGATCGACATAAAAAAAGGCGAGGTTTTTTCTACTGAAAATCTGGCTGTTAAAAGACCTGGAAAGGGGCTTTCACCAATGATGTGGGACAGCATCATCGGGCAGACCGCAAAAATGGATTTTAAAGCCGATTCAGAAATAGAGTTCTGA